A part of Corynebacterium afermentans subsp. lipophilum genomic DNA contains:
- the glxR gene encoding CRP-like cAMP-activated global transcriptional regulator GlxR has translation MEGVQDTLARAGIFQGVDPEAVAALINEMDTVTFPKGTTIFDEGEPGDRLYIIVDGKIKLARHAPDGRENLLSVMGPSDMFGELSIFDPGPRTSSAVCVTEVTCATMDSTMLRTWIDTHPEISQQLLRVLARRLRRTNASLADLIFTDVPGRVAKTLLQLANRFGTHEGGALRVNHDLTQEEIAQLVGASRETVNKALATFAHRGWIRLEGKSVLIVDTEHLARRAR, from the coding sequence ATGGAAGGCGTACAGGACACACTCGCCCGCGCCGGCATTTTCCAGGGCGTGGACCCGGAAGCAGTAGCCGCGCTGATCAACGAGATGGACACGGTGACCTTCCCCAAGGGCACCACCATCTTCGATGAAGGCGAGCCCGGCGACCGCCTCTACATCATCGTGGACGGCAAAATTAAGCTCGCCCGCCACGCCCCGGACGGCCGCGAGAACCTGCTGTCCGTGATGGGCCCGTCCGACATGTTCGGCGAGCTGTCCATCTTCGACCCGGGCCCGCGCACCTCCTCCGCCGTGTGCGTCACCGAAGTCACCTGCGCCACCATGGACTCCACCATGCTGCGCACCTGGATTGACACCCACCCGGAAATCTCCCAGCAGCTGCTGCGCGTGCTGGCCCGCCGCCTGCGCCGCACTAACGCCTCGCTGGCGGACCTCATCTTCACCGACGTGCCCGGCCGCGTGGCCAAGACGCTGCTGCAGCTGGCCAACCGCTTCGGCACCCACGAAGGCGGGGCGCTGCGCGTCAACCACGACCTGACGCAGGAAGAAATCGCCCAGCTCGTCGGCGCCTCCCGCGAGACGGTGAACAAGGCGCTGGCCACCTTCGCCCACCGCGGCTGGATCCGCCTGGAGGGCAAGAGCGTGCTCATCGTCGACACCGAGCACCTGGCCCGCCGCGCGCGGTAG
- the nth gene encoding endonuclease III — MSSTSPKKHRRPGAHPAAKGAETDLGRTRRARRINRTLAETFPDAHAELDFSNPLELLVATVLSAQTTDVRVNMVTPALFAKYPTAEAYAEADQAEVEELIRSTGFYRSKAKNLIGLGQKLVTDFGGEVPTKLEDLVSLPGVGRKTAHVVRGNAFGIPGLTVDTHFQRLVGRLMLTDETDPVKIEHAIAKLIERREWTMFSHRIIFHGRRICHARKPACGVCPIAFDCPSFGTGPVDPEAAADLVTGPERDHILGLA, encoded by the coding sequence ATGTCCTCCACCTCTCCGAAGAAGCACCGCCGTCCTGGGGCGCACCCGGCGGCGAAGGGGGCGGAGACGGATTTAGGGCGCACCAGGAGGGCCCGCCGCATCAATCGCACGCTGGCGGAGACGTTCCCAGACGCGCACGCTGAACTGGACTTTTCCAACCCGCTGGAGCTGCTGGTGGCAACGGTGCTCTCGGCGCAGACCACTGACGTGCGCGTCAACATGGTCACGCCGGCGTTGTTTGCCAAGTACCCCACCGCCGAAGCGTACGCGGAAGCGGATCAGGCGGAGGTGGAGGAGCTCATCCGCTCCACCGGTTTTTACCGCTCGAAAGCCAAAAATCTGATTGGCCTGGGACAGAAGCTTGTCACCGATTTCGGCGGGGAAGTGCCCACCAAGCTGGAGGATCTCGTGTCGCTTCCTGGGGTGGGCCGCAAGACGGCGCACGTGGTGCGCGGCAACGCGTTCGGCATCCCGGGGTTGACGGTGGACACGCATTTCCAACGGCTGGTGGGGCGCCTCATGCTCACCGATGAGACGGACCCGGTGAAGATCGAGCACGCCATCGCCAAGCTGATTGAGCGCCGCGAGTGGACCATGTTCTCCCACCGCATCATCTTCCACGGCCGCCGCATCTGCCACGCCCGTAAACCGGCGTGCGGCGTGTGCCCGATCGCGTTCGACTGCCCCAGCTTCGGCACCGGCCCGGTCGACCCCGAGGCGGCCGCGGACCTGGTCACGGGCCCGGAGCGCGACCACATCCTGGGGCTCGCATGA
- a CDS encoding TlpA family protein disulfide reductase, with amino-acid sequence MKRAIWVSVAVIIAATVLLVFGARSLLVDDQPPGEPVAVDKQVPQRPDCPAGLDLPCLGGDVAGDAKEITVVNVWAWWCQPCRAELPAVEEFARTHPEYTVVGVHADRNAGNGAALLEDLGVGLPSYQDDSGAFAAAQGLPPVVPVTVVLRGGEQVAVFAREFTSADELAEAVEGAV; translated from the coding sequence ATGAAGCGCGCGATCTGGGTGAGCGTTGCGGTCATCATCGCGGCCACGGTGTTGCTCGTGTTCGGGGCGCGCAGTTTGCTTGTCGACGATCAACCTCCGGGGGAACCTGTGGCCGTCGACAAGCAAGTGCCTCAACGGCCCGATTGCCCGGCTGGTCTGGACCTGCCGTGCCTGGGCGGGGACGTGGCCGGCGACGCCAAGGAGATCACCGTGGTCAACGTGTGGGCCTGGTGGTGCCAGCCGTGCCGCGCGGAGCTGCCGGCGGTGGAGGAATTCGCGCGGACGCACCCGGAGTACACCGTGGTGGGTGTGCACGCGGACCGAAACGCCGGCAACGGCGCGGCGCTGCTGGAGGATCTCGGGGTGGGCCTGCCCAGCTACCAGGACGACTCGGGCGCGTTCGCCGCGGCGCAGGGGCTGCCGCCGGTGGTGCCGGTGACGGTGGTGCTGCGCGGCGGAGAGCAGGTGGCGGTGTTTGCCAGGGAATTCACCTCGGCCGATGAGCTCGCCGAGGCGGTCGAGGGGGCTGTGTAA
- a CDS encoding NUDIX hydrolase encodes MDAPLRPDRAPRWLVPLLEAIEDGGAEIPRRLLSPRVLQKDGADQAAVLILFAGDPRATELPEDARVLITHRTPRMRSHSGQMAFPGGHIDADDGGPVGAALREAWEETGLDPDRVIPLAMLDAATTGGSNRRVRPVVAFTPEPGEVYPASEEETDAVFFVPVRELVDPRNRAMLGIKEWSGPAFWAGEFLVWGFTGVLLAVVLKLGGWVRPWDEKPGDLRAALARSANRER; translated from the coding sequence GTGGACGCGCCGCTGCGCCCGGACCGCGCGCCCAGGTGGCTCGTGCCGCTGCTTGAGGCCATCGAGGATGGCGGGGCGGAAATCCCGCGCAGGCTCCTGTCGCCGCGCGTGCTGCAAAAAGACGGTGCGGATCAAGCCGCGGTGCTGATCCTGTTCGCCGGCGACCCGCGCGCCACCGAGCTGCCGGAAGACGCGCGGGTGCTGATTACCCACCGCACCCCGCGCATGCGCAGCCACTCCGGGCAGATGGCCTTTCCCGGCGGCCACATCGACGCTGACGACGGCGGGCCGGTTGGCGCCGCGCTGCGCGAAGCGTGGGAGGAAACCGGCCTGGACCCGGACCGGGTGATCCCGCTGGCCATGCTCGATGCGGCCACCACCGGCGGCAGCAACCGGCGTGTGCGCCCCGTGGTGGCGTTCACCCCGGAGCCGGGGGAGGTGTACCCGGCCAGTGAGGAGGAGACCGACGCGGTGTTTTTCGTGCCGGTTCGCGAGCTGGTGGATCCGCGAAACCGGGCGATGCTGGGCATCAAGGAGTGGTCGGGGCCCGCGTTTTGGGCGGGCGAGTTTCTGGTGTGGGGCTTTACCGGCGTGCTGCTCGCTGTGGTGCTGAAGCTGGGCGGCTGGGTGCGGCCCTGGGACGAAAAGCCCGGCGACTTGCGGGCTGCGCTGGCGCGTTCTGCCAACCGTGAGCGGTAA
- a CDS encoding MarP family serine protease, whose translation MYLVIDVLLVLAVVAACISGWRQGALSAVLSMVGVVAGLVIGLALAPFALDLSESQTVRIVLLIALVVLFVGLGNLVGVTVGGSLRGRVRSKGRRTLDSALGATFQSVAVAAVLWFISIPLAASVPGEIGDGIRSSRVFGAIDAAAPEAASKLPARFAALLDESGLPPLVSPFHSPGGAQVAAPDGSVVELEVVEKLRPSVVHVMGDAETCRRRLMGTGFVIEDGYVLTNAHVVAGTERVALDTVVGVKPAQVVLFDPDTDIAVLRAEELGLPELRWADDELAVGDDAVVMGHPRSGPFEAAPVRIRGKLEIAGPDIYTTGRVEREAYTIRGNIRQGNSGGPLLTPEGEVAGMIFGASLDTSETGYALTAHQVQQRVGDVRSLTRPADTQACVSG comes from the coding sequence ATGTACCTGGTTATCGACGTCCTGCTCGTGCTCGCCGTCGTCGCCGCCTGTATCAGCGGTTGGCGCCAGGGGGCGCTGTCCGCGGTGCTTTCTATGGTTGGCGTTGTGGCGGGCCTGGTCATCGGTCTTGCGTTGGCGCCGTTCGCGCTGGACTTGTCGGAGTCCCAGACGGTGCGCATAGTCCTGCTCATCGCCTTGGTCGTGCTGTTTGTGGGGCTGGGCAACCTGGTCGGCGTCACCGTCGGCGGGAGCTTGCGCGGGCGTGTGCGCTCGAAGGGTCGCCGCACGCTGGATTCCGCGCTTGGCGCGACGTTCCAGTCGGTGGCGGTGGCGGCGGTGCTGTGGTTCATCTCCATTCCGCTGGCGGCCTCGGTGCCGGGCGAGATCGGCGACGGCATCCGCTCCTCCCGCGTCTTCGGCGCCATCGACGCCGCCGCCCCCGAGGCGGCATCGAAGCTGCCGGCGAGGTTCGCCGCGCTTCTCGACGAATCGGGGCTACCGCCACTGGTATCGCCCTTCCATTCGCCGGGCGGGGCGCAGGTGGCGGCGCCGGATGGGTCCGTGGTGGAGCTGGAGGTCGTGGAGAAGCTGCGCCCAAGCGTGGTGCACGTGATGGGCGACGCGGAAACCTGCCGGCGGCGCCTCATGGGCACCGGCTTTGTCATCGAGGACGGCTACGTGCTCACCAACGCGCACGTGGTGGCCGGCACTGAGCGGGTGGCCCTGGATACCGTGGTGGGGGTCAAGCCCGCGCAGGTGGTGCTGTTCGACCCCGACACCGACATTGCGGTGCTGCGCGCCGAGGAGCTGGGCCTGCCGGAGCTGCGGTGGGCCGACGACGAGCTGGCGGTGGGCGACGACGCCGTGGTGATGGGCCACCCCCGCTCCGGCCCGTTCGAGGCGGCGCCGGTGCGCATCCGCGGCAAGCTGGAAATCGCAGGCCCGGACATCTACACCACCGGGCGTGTGGAGCGCGAGGCGTACACCATCCGCGGCAACATCCGCCAGGGCAACTCCGGCGGGCCGCTGCTCACCCCGGAGGGCGAGGTCGCGGGCATGATCTTCGGGGCGTCCCTGGACACCTCAGAAACGGGATACGCGCTGACTGCACACCAAGTGCAGCAGCGCGTAGGGGATGTGCGGAGCTTAACGCGCCCCGCGGATACGCAAGCGTGCGTTAGCGGTTAA
- a CDS encoding phage holin family protein yields the protein MSNEGLYTSGSTAVNAKVDSIPLRDTYATQPGNDSIGTLISNASQQVSTLVRGEIELAKAEVVGEVKKGAMGGGLFAAAGVIALYSSFFLFFAIAEMLASWMHRGWAFLIVFLVMLALAGLLAFIGFKKFKKIKAPEKTIESVNELKNLKPGQAQKNLAKDEAGLYTSSGTGSSLPRTGSTAVNR from the coding sequence GTGAGCAACGAAGGCCTCTACACCAGCGGCTCCACCGCCGTGAACGCCAAGGTGGACTCCATCCCGCTGCGCGACACCTACGCCACCCAGCCGGGCAACGACTCCATCGGCACCCTCATCTCTAACGCGTCCCAGCAGGTTTCCACCCTGGTCCGCGGCGAGATCGAGCTGGCCAAGGCCGAGGTTGTCGGCGAGGTGAAGAAGGGCGCGATGGGCGGCGGCCTGTTCGCCGCGGCCGGCGTGATCGCCCTGTACTCCTCCTTCTTCCTCTTTTTCGCCATCGCGGAGATGCTCGCGTCCTGGATGCACCGCGGCTGGGCATTCCTGATCGTCTTCCTGGTCATGCTGGCGCTGGCGGGCCTGCTCGCTTTCATCGGCTTCAAGAAGTTCAAGAAGATCAAGGCACCGGAGAAGACCATCGAGTCTGTCAACGAGCTGAAGAACCTCAAGCCGGGCCAAGCACAGAAGAACCTGGCAAAGGACGAGGCTGGTCTTTACACCTCCTCCGGCACCGGCTCCTCTTTGCCGCGCACCGGCTCCACCGCCGTTAACCGCTAA
- a CDS encoding acyl-CoA thioester hydrolase/BAAT C-terminal domain-containing protein translates to MRALKRIGKVAAWCVAVVAVLALVVAGLRAYNANKYPIAQIEASGGASAAEYPQSDHVRKISGDYFNGFHFLPADGAAERRGVVVVYGGSEGSPDYSRAERLAQDGYEVLSLYFFGQDNQRPTLAEVPLEQFDEVTGYIEEHVTDPSPVTVVGTSKGAEFASLLAANGFAVDNLVAFVPAHYSYSGLDFSTGQDLPSFTLRGEAVPFASFRQSGVLTGLNMLGRMIAAYPVAYRPTYEGAASSAEDAARIELGGFDGNAVFFGAGDDRMWQSDVAARALAEQSPRAEAHVFEDAGHIFFEDSGAQQNGWQIMFGGTQEANRHAHDESWQVLSQGLAEWHGQ, encoded by the coding sequence ATGAGGGCGCTGAAACGCATTGGCAAAGTGGCGGCGTGGTGCGTTGCCGTGGTTGCGGTGCTGGCGCTTGTGGTGGCCGGCCTGCGTGCCTACAACGCGAACAAGTACCCGATCGCGCAGATCGAAGCCTCGGGCGGTGCCAGCGCGGCGGAGTACCCGCAAAGTGATCACGTGCGCAAGATTTCCGGCGACTACTTCAACGGCTTCCACTTCCTGCCCGCCGACGGCGCGGCCGAACGCCGTGGCGTGGTGGTGGTCTACGGCGGGTCCGAGGGCTCGCCGGACTACTCGCGCGCGGAACGGCTGGCCCAGGACGGCTACGAAGTGCTCAGCCTGTACTTCTTCGGCCAGGACAACCAGCGCCCCACGCTGGCCGAGGTGCCCCTAGAGCAATTCGACGAGGTCACCGGCTACATCGAAGAGCACGTGACGGACCCGTCCCCGGTGACGGTGGTGGGCACCTCCAAGGGGGCGGAGTTTGCGTCGCTTTTGGCCGCCAACGGGTTCGCGGTGGACAACCTCGTCGCGTTCGTGCCCGCGCACTACTCCTACAGCGGCCTGGATTTCTCTACCGGCCAAGACCTGCCGTCGTTCACCCTGCGGGGCGAGGCGGTGCCGTTCGCGTCCTTCAGGCAGTCCGGCGTACTCACGGGGCTGAACATGCTCGGTCGCATGATCGCGGCGTACCCGGTGGCCTACCGGCCGACCTACGAGGGGGCGGCCAGCTCCGCCGAGGATGCCGCCCGGATCGAGCTTGGCGGCTTCGACGGCAACGCCGTGTTCTTCGGCGCCGGCGACGACCGGATGTGGCAGTCCGACGTCGCAGCGCGTGCGCTGGCGGAACAGTCCCCGCGCGCCGAGGCGCACGTTTTTGAGGACGCGGGCCACATCTTCTTCGAGGACTCGGGCGCGCAGCAGAACGGCTGGCAGATCATGTTCGGTGGCACGCAGGAGGCCAACCGGCACGCCCACGACGAGTCTTGGCAGGTGCTGAGCCAGGGCCTGGCCGAGTGGCACGGACAGTAG
- a CDS encoding HAD family hydrolase codes for MSANTPVAAFFDLDKTIIATSSAFAFGKEFLNNGMITRQEAWELYITKAQYMLVGQSSQKMDSTRDALAQMVAGWDVKDIQRITRDTLREVVAPAIYAEARQLIDDHVAAGHHVIIISASAKILVEPIAEELGVDTVVATEMAVENGKLTGEITRYLKGDAKAEAVRQFAAEHDFDLDNSYAYSDSATDIPMLELVGNPVAVNPDRALKKHALANGWQARTFKNPEPLFQMPNAREVGIGAGVIAGVTALAVAGILIARAMGGSNDERSA; via the coding sequence ATGTCTGCTAACACGCCGGTGGCGGCCTTCTTCGACCTGGACAAGACGATCATTGCGACGTCGTCCGCGTTCGCCTTCGGCAAGGAATTCCTGAACAACGGGATGATCACCCGCCAGGAAGCCTGGGAGCTCTACATCACCAAAGCGCAGTACATGCTGGTGGGCCAGTCCAGCCAGAAGATGGACTCCACGCGCGACGCGCTGGCGCAGATGGTCGCCGGCTGGGATGTCAAGGACATCCAGCGCATCACCCGCGACACCCTGCGCGAGGTCGTCGCCCCCGCCATTTACGCCGAGGCGCGCCAGCTTATCGACGACCACGTCGCCGCCGGCCACCACGTCATCATCATCTCCGCCTCCGCGAAAATCCTGGTGGAGCCGATCGCCGAGGAACTCGGCGTGGACACCGTGGTGGCCACCGAAATGGCCGTTGAAAACGGCAAGCTCACCGGCGAAATCACCCGCTACCTCAAAGGCGACGCGAAGGCCGAGGCGGTGCGCCAATTCGCCGCCGAGCACGACTTCGACCTGGACAACAGCTACGCGTACTCCGACTCCGCCACCGACATCCCCATGCTGGAGCTGGTGGGCAACCCGGTGGCCGTGAACCCGGACCGGGCGCTGAAGAAGCACGCGCTGGCCAACGGCTGGCAGGCCCGCACCTTCAAAAACCCGGAGCCGTTGTTCCAGATGCCCAACGCGCGCGAGGTGGGCATCGGCGCCGGCGTGATCGCGGGCGTGACCGCCCTGGCGGTTGCCGGCATCCTCATCGCCCGCGCCATGGGCGGCAGCAACGACGAGCGCTCGGCGTAA
- the ssd gene encoding septum site-determining protein Ssd, translating to MTHTNTGPIVVAVADPALHSEAIHIAAATGRKVIDAADDTQLARHAPKAHALLIDDLRAPSLHPQPRGPNVFTVVADTAPAATREDVFALPAQAADVLRSIGALALAPTAHTARGKVVAVLGACGGAGASVLSAALCRVAGDATLIDAHQFSGGLDLLLGLEATPGARWGEIDFTAGGAVSRAELRGALPATEDDTALLTFPRTTVADPFRLSPEELNAVVHAAGTEGLTVVDTPIALLPDRCDLAVVVLRPELRAAAATARVVAECNAAGVANALLLRQSSWASLQPAQVEDTAKAPVIAQVQQVRGLTKQLDQSGLPAKLPRTLNRAAEAVLGEVA from the coding sequence ATGACACACACGAACACAGGCCCCATCGTCGTCGCGGTCGCGGACCCGGCGCTGCACTCCGAAGCCATCCACATCGCCGCCGCCACAGGCCGCAAGGTCATCGACGCCGCCGACGACACCCAGCTCGCCCGCCACGCACCCAAGGCGCATGCCTTGCTTATCGACGACCTCCGGGCCCCCTCCCTACACCCCCAACCACGGGGACCGAACGTGTTTACCGTGGTAGCGGACACCGCCCCGGCCGCGACGCGCGAGGACGTCTTCGCCCTGCCCGCGCAGGCCGCGGACGTGCTGCGCAGCATCGGCGCGCTGGCGCTGGCGCCGACGGCGCACACGGCACGCGGCAAGGTGGTCGCCGTCCTCGGCGCGTGCGGCGGGGCTGGCGCATCGGTGCTTTCCGCGGCGCTGTGCCGCGTGGCGGGCGACGCCACGTTGATCGACGCCCACCAGTTCTCCGGCGGACTGGACCTGCTGCTGGGCCTGGAGGCCACGCCCGGCGCGCGCTGGGGCGAAATCGATTTCACCGCCGGCGGGGCGGTCTCGCGCGCGGAGCTGCGCGGGGCGCTGCCCGCCACCGAGGACGACACCGCCTTGCTGACGTTTCCGCGCACAACGGTGGCGGATCCGTTCCGGCTCTCGCCCGAGGAGCTCAACGCGGTGGTGCATGCCGCCGGCACGGAGGGCCTGACTGTGGTGGATACGCCGATTGCGCTGCTGCCGGACCGATGCGACCTCGCCGTGGTGGTGCTGCGCCCGGAGCTGCGCGCCGCCGCTGCCACCGCCCGGGTCGTCGCCGAGTGCAACGCCGCTGGGGTGGCCAATGCGCTACTGCTGCGCCAGAGTTCCTGGGCATCGCTTCAGCCAGCGCAGGTGGAGGACACGGCGAAAGCGCCCGTGATCGCGCAGGTGCAGCAGGTCCGGGGGCTGACCAAGCAGCTGGACCAGTCCGGCCTGCCGGCGAAGCTGCCGCGCACGCTGAACCGCGCCGCCGAGGCTGTGCTGGGGGAGGTGGCCTAA
- a CDS encoding TadA family conjugal transfer-associated ATPase has protein sequence MDDVLARVKRRLADELAQPDPARIAAIIREEAVVISDIGVLDIMRKLRDDTTGAGPLEAILADPAVTDICVNAPDEVYVDTGQGLERTSLTFDSEASVRRLATRLAVSCGRRLDDAQPFCDGHVTRDDGTLLRFHAVLAPTAQAGTCISLRVLRTASATLDDLVARGALDDERAALVRGIVAKRKAFVVVGGTGSGKTTLLSALLAEADPAERIVAIEDTLELTPDHPHVVNLTSRGANADGAGAITIADLVRQSLRMRPDRIVVGEIRGGEVVDLLAALNTGHDGGAGTLHANSIEEVPARFEALAALGGMDRAGLHAQLAAAIDVVLVVKRRTDGTRYLQQIGVLEGEPVRAKVVWDAERGELDGYEELAR, from the coding sequence ATGGACGACGTGCTCGCCCGCGTGAAGCGCCGCCTGGCCGACGAGCTAGCCCAGCCCGACCCGGCGCGCATCGCCGCGATCATCCGCGAAGAAGCGGTGGTGATCAGCGACATCGGAGTGTTAGACATCATGCGCAAGCTTCGCGACGACACCACGGGCGCCGGGCCCTTAGAAGCCATCCTGGCGGACCCGGCCGTGACCGACATTTGCGTCAACGCCCCAGACGAGGTGTACGTGGACACCGGGCAGGGGCTGGAGCGGACGAGCCTGACGTTCGACTCGGAAGCCTCCGTGCGCCGCCTGGCCACCCGCCTGGCCGTCAGCTGCGGGCGCAGACTGGACGACGCGCAGCCGTTCTGCGACGGGCACGTCACCCGCGACGACGGCACCCTGTTGCGCTTCCACGCCGTGCTCGCACCGACCGCCCAGGCGGGCACCTGCATCTCCCTGCGCGTGCTGCGCACTGCCTCGGCCACGTTGGACGACTTGGTGGCGCGCGGCGCTCTCGACGATGAGAGGGCGGCGCTGGTGCGGGGGATCGTCGCCAAGCGAAAGGCGTTCGTGGTCGTCGGCGGCACCGGCTCCGGCAAGACCACGCTGCTGTCCGCCCTGCTCGCGGAGGCGGATCCGGCCGAGCGCATCGTGGCGATTGAAGACACGCTCGAGCTCACGCCGGACCATCCGCACGTGGTGAACCTGACCAGCCGCGGCGCCAACGCCGACGGGGCTGGCGCGATCACGATCGCGGACCTGGTGCGCCAATCGCTGCGCATGCGCCCGGACCGCATCGTCGTCGGCGAGATCCGCGGCGGGGAAGTGGTGGACCTGCTCGCCGCGCTCAACACCGGCCACGACGGCGGCGCCGGCACCCTGCACGCCAACTCCATCGAGGAGGTGCCCGCCCGCTTCGAGGCGCTCGCCGCACTCGGCGGGATGGACCGCGCCGGGCTGCACGCCCAGCTCGCCGCCGCCATCGACGTGGTGCTGGTGGTCAAACGACGCACCGACGGCACCCGCTACCTGCAGCAGATCGGTGTGCTCGAGGGCGAGCCGGTGCGCGCGAAGGTGGTCTGGGACGCCGAGCGCGGCGAGCTGGACGGCTACGAGGAGCTGGCCCGATGA
- a CDS encoding type II secretion system F family protein, protein MIAVVLLACAVAVAAPSPVYRMVERTLRPAPRLIPAAVTLAAVGAVVFGRVSLVVAAAMAGATLVHVLRARRDDRAARRRSEAAATYLGAVSTNLQAGAAMPDALARAAEQVPPPLQQEAARLTQLARSGATLETHVPELERLGTLWALSVSRGVPLAKLVAALRDDIDHANRHRDATRAALAGPQTTAVVLALLPIAGVLMGTAMGAKPLAFLTGGGLGGVLLVVGTALVCAGVAVSRRIIEGASA, encoded by the coding sequence ATGATCGCCGTGGTACTCCTCGCCTGCGCTGTCGCCGTCGCCGCGCCGTCGCCCGTGTACCGGATGGTTGAGCGCACCCTGCGGCCCGCGCCTCGGCTCATCCCGGCCGCTGTGACGCTCGCAGCTGTTGGCGCGGTGGTGTTCGGCCGGGTCAGCCTGGTGGTCGCCGCGGCCATGGCCGGCGCGACGCTGGTGCACGTGCTGCGCGCCCGCCGCGACGACAGAGCCGCCCGGCGGCGCAGCGAGGCGGCCGCGACGTACCTCGGTGCGGTGTCCACCAACCTGCAGGCCGGCGCCGCCATGCCGGACGCGCTCGCGCGTGCCGCCGAGCAGGTGCCGCCGCCGTTGCAGCAAGAAGCTGCCCGCCTAACGCAGCTTGCCCGCTCCGGTGCGACGCTGGAGACCCACGTGCCGGAGCTTGAGCGCCTCGGCACGCTGTGGGCCCTGTCGGTCTCGCGCGGGGTGCCGCTGGCGAAGCTGGTCGCCGCACTTCGCGACGACATCGACCACGCCAACCGCCACCGCGACGCCACCCGCGCAGCCCTCGCCGGCCCGCAGACCACCGCCGTGGTGCTGGCGCTGCTGCCGATTGCCGGGGTGCTCATGGGCACCGCGATGGGCGCGAAACCGCTGGCGTTTCTCACCGGCGGCGGGCTCGGCGGGGTGCTGCTGGTTGTCGGCACCGCGCTGGTGTGCGCCGGGGTTGCGGTTTCGCGCCGCATCATCGAGGGGGCCAGCGCATGA
- a CDS encoding type II secretion system F family protein, with product MIGLVPALLVAAALCVAPAGPGSRVTATTPKAPRDGPTGADPERCASDIEVFAACVSAGLPAATAAAAVADTHGERSPWRTVASLTALGVEPQRAWAVIRHLPGGEDLAGLVALSATSGTSLAAGCGRIAAQLRACAGDRAKAKAERAGVLIAIPLTAFFLPAFFVLGLAPAVISLGTSLIN from the coding sequence ATGATCGGCCTCGTTCCCGCACTCCTTGTCGCCGCGGCACTGTGCGTCGCACCGGCCGGGCCAGGCAGCCGCGTCACCGCAACCACGCCGAAGGCGCCCCGAGACGGCCCCACAGGGGCCGACCCGGAGCGCTGCGCCAGCGACATCGAAGTGTTCGCGGCATGCGTCTCAGCAGGCCTGCCCGCCGCCACCGCGGCAGCTGCCGTCGCCGACACCCACGGCGAACGCAGCCCGTGGCGCACCGTGGCCTCGCTGACGGCGCTGGGGGTTGAACCCCAGCGCGCCTGGGCCGTGATCCGCCACCTGCCAGGCGGCGAGGATCTCGCCGGGCTTGTTGCCCTATCCGCCACCTCCGGAACCTCGCTGGCCGCAGGCTGCGGGCGCATCGCCGCCCAGCTGCGCGCGTGCGCGGGGGACCGGGCCAAAGCCAAAGCGGAACGCGCTGGCGTGCTCATCGCCATCCCGCTGACCGCGTTTTTCCTGCCGGCGTTTTTCGTCCTCGGGCTCGCGCCCGCGGTGATCAGCCTCGGCACCTCACTGATCAACTAG
- a CDS encoding DUF4244 domain-containing protein encodes MRSDQGMSTIEYAFGSLAAAALAGVLYLVVNGDAVTNAIESVITDALSNTPG; translated from the coding sequence ATGCGCTCTGACCAGGGCATGTCGACCATCGAGTATGCCTTTGGCAGCCTCGCGGCCGCGGCCCTGGCCGGCGTGCTGTACCTCGTGGTCAACGGCGACGCCGTCACCAACGCCATCGAAAGCGTCATCACCGACGCGCTGAGCAACACGCCGGGCTAA
- a CDS encoding Rv3654c family TadE-like protein, with protein MRLLSSDGSATVTATGIITSVVSLALAVVAFGVHVSDTHRARVAADLAAVAGATAMYHGADACASADRTAELNGARVVSCDVTAGDVVVAATRRRAEAAARAGP; from the coding sequence ATGCGTTTGCTTTCTAGCGACGGCTCCGCCACCGTCACCGCCACCGGCATCATCACCTCCGTGGTCTCGCTCGCGCTGGCGGTGGTGGCGTTCGGGGTGCATGTGTCTGACACGCACCGGGCCCGCGTCGCTGCCGACCTCGCCGCGGTGGCCGGGGCGACCGCGATGTATCACGGCGCCGACGCCTGTGCCAGCGCCGATCGCACCGCGGAGCTCAACGGCGCGCGCGTGGTGTCCTGCGACGTCACCGCAGGCGACGTCGTGGTGGCAGCCACCCGCCGCCGGGCGGAGGCCGCCGCCCGCGCCGGGCCGTGA